Within the Leptotrichia sp. oral taxon 498 genome, the region TGGGACATTTAAAGGAATCTTTAAAGAGAATAAAAAAATGATTCCAGGGACAACTGTGACTAAAGTTGGAAATGACAATGTTTTAATTTTAAGTTTTTTAAATACAAAAGCGGCAAGAATTCCGCAAAGTACTTCTGTAAATGATCAGTATATAAGTAAAATTCAAGTTTATGAAAATGATTCTTCAACTTCGTTGATGTTTTATTTGAAACCATCGGCAAAATATCAAATAGTTACAAGAAACAAAGAAATTGAAGTGACATTTAATAGTGGAGATGCTAACTCTATGACACAGACAACGGTAACAACTAGACCAAATACAAGTACAACAAGTACAAGTATAAGCTCAAGACCGCAAGCAAGTGGTTATTCAAGACCAAATAATAACACAAATACTTACACACCGCCACAACAAAAACCAACAGGTCCAAGATATTCCACTTCAGGAAATAAAAAATATACTATTGTTGTAGATCCAGGACATGGTGGACATGATTCAGGTGCAAGAGGAAATGGATATAATGAAAAAGATATAGCATTACAAGTAGCAACAAGATTGGCTAACAATTTAAGACGGGATTATAATGTTATAATGACAAGAGATTCAGATTTCTTTGTACCATTAGATACAAGAGCTAAAATTGGAAATGATGCAAATGCAGATTTCTTTATAAGTATTCACTTAAATTCAGGTTCAAGCTCATCGGCAAATGGAACAGAAGTATTTTACTTTAGTAAAAAAGATGAAGAAAGTTATGCTGCAAGAGTTGCACAGATTGAAAATAGAGTGGATTCAAGCTATGGAGATACGCCATTTTCAGATTTAGTCGTAAAAGATATATTTTATAGAACGAATCAGAAAAAAAGTCAAGCTATTGCAACAACTGTGTTAGATAATCTTATAAACACTATTGGACTTAGAAGAAGAGGAGTTTTTGGAGCAAATTTTGCAGTACTTCGGGGAAGTAATTCGCCTTCAATTTTGGTGGAATTAGGATTTATGAATAACTACGGTGACTTATCACAGTATTTAACACCTGAAGGTCAAGAAAGAGCAGCACAAGCTATTGCTAATGCAATTAGACAATATTTTAGATAATTAGGTTTACGAATATTTGGAGAAAATTATGGCAGAAGAAATTAAGAAAAAAAAAGGTTTTTTTAGAAAAAATGGCTGGGTGATATTGCTTGTTTTAGCAACTGGTGGAGTTGTAGCTACGAGTTTCTATGACAAAGATCACGAAGATATGATAGAAGTGACTGTGGATAAAGGTTCAGAAGAAGAGAGAATTCAAAATAATGCAGAAAATTATCAGACAATTACTATCTTTGTATATGATAAAAATACTAAAACTATAAATGAAAAAGAAGTGACAATTCCTAAACAGCTAAATTTAGTTGAAGGAGATTTTATTAATGAAATTATAAAAAATTCAGATTTTATTAATGAAAATATGAAATTTAGAAGTGCTTACAATTTAAGAATAAATAATGTCAACACAACAGTTGTAAAATTAAACGGAGAGTTTTTAAATTTGAAAAAAAATCCTGAATTATTTAATGGTTTTTCCCAAGCAGTGTCGAATACAATCTTGAAAAATTTTTCAAATATTCAAAGCGTTGTAATTCAGATAGATGGGGAAACAAATATCGGGTAGAAAATAATTGTCCTAAAATAATTAATGATTTTTTTGTTTCATTAATTTTTTGGGACAATTTTTTTAAAAAAGTAAAAGGTGATGGAGATGAGAGAGAAAAAATCTAAAAAAAATAAAAAAGAAGTAGAGAAATTTAAAGAAAATAAAAACGAAAGTAAAAAAGAAAAGAAAAATAAAAGTGAGAAAAAAGAAAGAAAAGACAATAAATTTTTTGGAAAAAAAGTTTTGAAAAAAAATGAGAGTGAAAATGAAAAAATAAAAAAATTTGAGGAAAGGGAAGAAAAAGAACTGAAATATTTAAAAAAAGTATTGGCGGAATATGAGTTTAATTTTCAAGAAATTTTGCAGCTCTTGGAGTGGAGTCCCAAAAAAAGAAAAATTTATAAGATGTTATTAAATCATTGGGAAGAAAAGGGAGAAATCTTTTTAAAGAGAAATGGAAAGTACACTTTGCCTGAAAAAGAAGGATTTTTGCGAGGAGAAATTTCGATTGGAAATGGGAATTTTGGATTTTTGGATATTTTAGGAGAACACAGCGTGTTTATTCCTGGCGCATATTTGAACACGGCAATGGATGGCGACACAGTTTTGGTACGAATTCTGAAAGAAAGCAGCAGTTCTAAAAAAAGAGAGGGCGAAGTTGTAAATGTAATTAAGAGAAACAGAGAGATTATAGTTGGGATTTTTGAGCATAATTTGAGCTTTGGCTTTGTTCGTCCAAAAAATTCTCCAAGCGACATTTACATTCCGAAAAAATTTATAAAAGGTGCAAAAACTGGGGATTTGGTTGCTGTAAAAATTGATTTTTGGGGAGACGATACACGAAAACCAGAAGGAGAAATTGTGAGTGTCTTGGGAAATCCGCAAGATACAGAAGTTTTGATTTCGTCGTTGCTTTTAAATGAGGGAATTGAAGAAAAGTTTTCTAATGAAGTTTTAAAAGAACTAGATAAAATTGATGAAGATTTTACAAATGAACTTTCAAATAGAAAAGATTTGCGAAATCTTGACATCATTACGATTGACGGAGCGGATGCAAAAGATTTGGATGATGCCGTGTATGTTGAAAAAAAAGAAGATAGATACAAACTTATTGTAAGTATTGCCGATGTTTCTCATTATGTTGGCGAAAATACTGCACTTGACAGTGAAGCACTAAAGCGGGGAAATTCGATTTATCTTGTGGACAGAGTAATTCCAATGCTTCCAAGAAAATTGTCAAACAACCTTTGTTCGCTTAATCCGAATGAAGATAAACTGACTTTCTCGGTTGAGATGGAAATTGATTTTAAAGGAAAAGTTGTAAAAAATAATTTTTATAAATCAGTTATAAGGTCCAAATATCGAATGACTTACGACGATGTGAATAAAATTTTTGATTATCAAAGAGATAAAAAGAGTGAAAAAAACGGAAAAAACGAAAAGAATGAGAATTTGTCTGAAGAAAAAAAAGAAATATTTTTTGAAAATAAAAAGGTTTTTGAAAGATATGAAAAAATTTCGGAAATGCTAAAAAATATGTTGGAACTTTCTAAAATAATTCGTGCGAATAAAAAGAGAAGAGGAAGCATTGATTTTGAACTGCCAGAAATAAAAGTTGTGCTGGATGAAAATAAACTTGTGAAAGACATTAAGCTTCGTTCTCGTGGGGAAGCTGAAAAGTTAATTGAAGATTTTATGGTAATTGCAAATGAAACTGTGGCAGAAAAATTATTTTGGGAAGAAACTCCAGCGATTTACAGGGTTCACGAAGATCCAGACAAGGCTAAAATTCAAGCGTTAAATGAAACGCTTATAAAATTTGGGTATTCACTAAAAAATATGGATGAAATTCATCCTGGAAAATTTCAAAATATTATAAATAAAACAACGGGACTGCCAGAAGGATATTTGATTCACAAGTTAATTTTACGGGCTATGCAGCGGGCAAGATATGCGAATAAAAATCTTGGGCATTTTGGTTTGGCTTCTAAATATTATTTGCACTTTACTTCGCCAATTAGGCGATATTCAGATTTAGTTGTCCACAGGATGCTTGGGCGTTCGATTGAAAGGTTCATAAATGAGAGGGAAAAAACAAAATATTTATCTGATTTTGAAGTGATAGCAAGTAATATTTCCAAAACTGAGCGAATTGCCGATAAATTGGAAGAAGATAGTGTAAAAATTAAATTAATTGAATATATGCAAGATAAAATTGGTGAAACGTTTATAGCTAGACTTAGCGGAATGAATAAAAATAAAATATTTATGGAACTTGAAAATCATATAGAAGTTGTCTATAATATTACAAGTTCACGGGATAATTTCATTTACGATGAAGAAAATTTTAAAATTATAAATAAAAAGACAAATGAGAGCTTTACGATGGGAAACACACTAAAAGTGAGTGTTATGAGTGCAAGTTATGAAAAGATGGAAATTGAAGTTATTCCGTTTGAAGAAGAAAAAAGCGAAATAAATTTAGAAAACTAGAAAATTTATTTGATTTTTAGATTTTAGATAAAAAAAATTATTAAATACTTAAATACTTAAAAAGGATTATGCATTTTCCTAAATTAATGTAAATTTATGAGATGGAGAATTTTATATGAAAAGAAAGTTATTAATTTTAATAAGTTTTTGTTTCTTTTTGGTCATAAGTTGTGGAAATAAAGAGGAGCAAAAAATCAGAAAAGATTTTGATGCCACTATGGGAATTATGAGAACAGGTGACTACAATAAAGTAAAAAAAATGAGTTCTGAACTTAGTGAAGAGGAATTTTCAATTGTTGAAGAAGGATTTAAAAGAATAAAATATAAAATAAAAAAAGTTGAAGTAAATGGCAATAGAGCTAAGATGGCAATAGAAGTAAATTATCCAGATATTTCAAGTGTTATGCAAGAATACTTAGTTCAATTGGCCAGTAAAGGGCAAGAGATTGAAAATAAAAAATTAACGATTGATCAGGGAAAAAAAGAAATGAGAAATTTTACAAAAAGTTTTTTTTCTCAAAAATTTAAAGAAAATAAAGTAAGTTTTTTAAAAGAAAAATTGACGGTAAATTATGTAAAAAATGATGAAAAATGGCGACTTAGCGCCAATGAAAATAAAGATTTAATAAAATTATTTTCGCTTGGAGTGGTGAATGAATAAAAGGGGGAAAATATGGTTTTAGCAAAAAATAAAAAAGCGTATCATGACTATTTTGTAGAAGAAAAATTGGAGGCTGGAATCGAGCTTGTGGGAACAGAAGTAAAATCTGTAAAAGCTGGTAAGATAAGCATAAAAGAGAGTTTTGTAAGAATTATAAGAAATGAAGTTTTTATAATGAATATGCACATAACACCTTACGAATTTGGAAATATTAACAATGTGCCAGAGTCAAGAGTGAGAAAATTACTTTTGAGCCGAAGAGAAATCAATAAATGGGAAGCCAAAATCAAAGAGCAAGGATACACAATTGTGCCACTTTCAGTTTACAAAAAGCAAAGACTTGTAAAAGTGGAAATTGCACTTGCAAAAGGGAAAAAACTTCACGATAAAAGGGAAACTTTGAAAAGAAAAGATATAGATAGAAATTTAAAAAAAATTCAAAAAGATTTTTTAAGATAATGGGATAAATTGATAATAAAAAATAAAAATATCAGGGAGGCTAAATGGATATTTTAAAAAATGTGGCAAATGAACTAAATTTTAATGAGTCACAAGTGGAAAATACAATAAAACTTTTTGATGAAGGGTCGACTGTGCCGTTTATTGCTCGTTATAGAAAAGAAGTTACGGGAAATTTGGACGAGGAGCAAATTAGAGATGTAATTGAGAAAGTTACTTATTACAGAAATCTAGAAAAGAGGAAAGAAGAAGTCTTAAGACTTATAGAAGAGCAGGGAAAATTGACTGATGAACTGAAAAGTAGCATAACTTGTGCAACAAAACTTCAGGAAGTGGAAGACCTTTATTTGCCTTACAAGAAGAAGAAAAAAACGAAGGCGGATATTGCAAAAGAGCAAGGGCTAGAACCTTTGACAGAATTTGCATTGATTTCGACAACTACTTTTGAAGAGTTACAAAAAGAAGCAGAAAAATATTTGAGTGAAGAAGTTGTATCGGTTGAAGATGCGATTAATGGAGTGCATTTGATTATTGCACAAAATATTTCGGAAGATGTGAAAATAAGGGAATTTTTGAGAAATAAAATTTCAGAATTTGGAATTTTGACTTCAAGAGTTGTAGAAAAAAACAAAGAAAACGATGAAAAAGGGGTTTATCAAGATTACTATGAATATTCGGAGCTTATTAAAAAAGCGGCTTCTAATAGAATTTTGGCAATAAATCGTGGTGAAAAAGAAAAAATATTAAAAGTTGACATTGAAATTGACGAAAAAACTGAAAAATTTATAGTGGACTTTATTTTGAATACTTTTGAAAATAAAAATTTAGTTGAATTTTTGAGCGAAGTTATAAAAGATTCGCTGGATAGACTGGCTTATCCGTCGATAAAAAACGAAGTGAGAAATATTTATACTGAAAAAGCTGAGGAAGAAGCGATTAATATTTTTTCTGAAAATTTAGAAAAACTTCTTTTACAACCGCCTTTGAGTAAAAAAACATTGATGGGCCTTGATCCTGGTTACAGAACAGGTTGTAAATTGGTAATTATCAACAAAGATGGCTTTTATGAAACAAACGATGTACTTTTCCTGGTTGAAGAGATGCACAATTCAAAGCAGCTTGCAACCGCAAAGAAAAAAATCTTGGACTACATCAAAAAATACGATGTTGACATCATTGCAGTTGGGAATGGAACCGCTTCTCGTGAAACTGAAAGTTTTGTGGCAGATGTTATAAAGGAAGCATCAAAACCTGTGTCATATTTGATTGTAAGCGAGGCGGGAGCTTCAGTTTACTCAGCTTCAAAAATTGCGATTGAGGAATTTCCAGATTTGGATGTAACGGCTAGAGGAGCGATTTCGATTGCTAGAAGAATTCAGGATCCGATGGCTGAGCTTGTGAAGATTGATCCAAAATCAATTGGAGTCGGAATGTATCAGCACGATGTGAATCAGAAAAAATTGAATGAAACTTTGGAACAGACAATTGAGCATGTTGTAAATAATGTTGGAGTCAATATTAATACGGCTTCGTGGGCATTACTTAGTTTTGTGTCTGGAATTAAGAAAAATGTAGCTAAAAATCTTGTGGATTATAGGCACGAAAATGGAGATTTTAAGGACAGAAAAGAGCTTAAGAAGGTAAAAGGCTTGGGAGCGAAGGCTTTTGAGCAGATGGCTGGATTTGTTGTTGTGCCTGATAGTGAAAATCCTCTGGATAATACGATTATTCATCCTGAGTCGTATCACGTTGCCGAAACTATTTTAAAAGAGGCTGGATGTAAAGCTAGTGATTTGAAGGATAATTTGAAAGAAGTTAGACAAAAATTGAAAAATGTTGATTTGAAAAAAATTATATCTGAAAATGAATTTGGGAATGAAACGGCAAAAGATGTATATGAGGCTCTTTTAAAGGATAGAAGAGATCCACGTGACGAATTTGAAAAACCTCTTTTGAGATCGGATATTTTGAAGATGGATGATTTGCAAGAAGGAATGGTTTTGGAAGGAACTGTGAGAAATGTGGCAAAATTTGGAGCTTTTGTGGATATTGGATTAAAAGGTGATGCGCTGCTTCATATTTCGGAAATAGCTGAGAAGTTTGTTTCAGATGCTACAAAGGAACTTTCTGTGGGACAGATTATTAAAGTTAAAATATTGTCACTGGATAAAGAGCGTGGAAGAGTGGGTCTTACGAGAAAAGGATTATAAACTAATTTAAAAAGAATTAAAAAAAGTGCAAATATTGAAAAAAATAAAAAATTTTTAAAAAAATATTTGTACTTTTCTGAAAAATTTGGTAATATATAACAGTAAGAAAATTTGGGTTGTTAAAAAGTTATAAAATGCTATTTTAAATCATAAAATTTTTAATTTTTGTAATAAAATATGACCTAAAAAATTTAAAGAATTTTTAAAAAACCAAATCAATTTTAAAAAATAAAATATTTTTAATATTTTAAATTTTTAAAGAAATTTTTCTTTTTAAAACTTTTTTAAAAAAATATAGAGAAAGAAGGAAGGTTCAGGAATGGAATTTTTAGTTGGATTAGTGCCAATAGTTGTATTTTTGATATTGCTGACATTTTTAAAGAAATCAGCAATGTTTAGTGCGTATGCCAGTTTAGTAGTGGCAATTATTTTAAATTTTGTTATGCCAGGGTGGAGAATGCCGATTCAAGGGGTTTTTGCTTCAATTATTGAAGGCTTTGCGACAGCATGGATGCCTATCGGTTTTGTAGTATTTGCAGCACTATTTGCTTATGATTTATCAGTAAAAACTGGTAAAATTGAAACAATCAAATCAATGTTAGGAAGCATTTCAACAGATAAAAGAGCTCAAGCATTGATATTAGCTTGGGGATTTGGTGGATTTTAGAAGGTATTGCAGGATATGGAACAGCAGTTGCGATTCCAGCGGCAATTATGGTTTCATTAGGATTTACTCCGCTAAGTGCAGCTTTAATTTGTCTTATTGCAAACTCAACACCAACAGCGTTTGGAACAGTTGGACTGCCAGTTACAACAATGATTTCAAACTTTAAATTGAATGCTGGGGAAACAGCATTTTATACATCATTATTGTTATTAGTTTTGACATGTATTATACCATTTATCTTGGTAATAATGGCTAATAAAGAAATTGATGGTGGAAAAAATGCAGCATTTGGAAGAGGAATTTTACCTGTAGTTATTGCTTCAATTATTGGTTATTTAACACAACCATTTATCGCAAAAGCAATGGGTGCTGAATTGCCAACAATTTTATCAAGTTTATTTGCAATGATCTTAATGATAGTTGCTACTAAAATCTTTATTAAAGAAGATGAAAGTGCAAAATCTAATAAAGGTCAAGCTATTACTGGAAAAGATGCATTTATGGCTTGGGTTCCATATATTTTAATGATAATCTTAATTATTGGAACAAGTCCAGTTGTAGAAGCTGTTCATAAAGCGTTAGAACCAACAACTACACATTTCAATTTTGCTTTGGGACATGAAGCTACATGGTTTAAGGATAAAGGAGATCCAAGTGTAATATTCAAATGGATTTTAGCACCAGCTGCGCCATTATTTGTTGCAACTGTTATAGCAGGATTTATTCAAGGTGTAAAACCAAAAGTTATGGTTGAAACATTAAAAGAGACAATTTTAAGTAAATTACCTTCAGTTGTGGTAATTATGGGAATTGTAGCATTATCAGTAGTAATGAAACATAGTGGGATGATTGAAAGTATAGCAAAAGGATTTGCTGCAACAGGTAAATTCTTCCCAGTAATTTCGCCATTCTTAGGAACTATCGGTACATTCGTAACAGGAAGTGACTTGGCATCTAACTTGTTATTCGGTGGAGTTCAAGTAAATATAGCAGGATCAAACGAAGCATTGAAAGCATTGTATATCGCTGCTGGTACAGGTGGAGCGACAGGAGGAAAAATGATTTCTCCGCAAAATATTGCAATTGCCGCTTCAACAGTTGGATTAATGGGTAAAGAAGGAGATATGCTTAAATTCACTGTTAAATATTCAATAGCTTATGCAGCTGTTTTAGGTATTTTAACATTCATTGGAGCAGGAATGCTTCATTAAAAATTTAAAACTAAAAATTATGAAGTTTAAAAAAAGTAAATGCAATGGTTAATGAAAAGGAGAATACTGAAGTTAGAAAAATTTTGGTATCTCCTTATTTGTATATTTAAGGATATTTAAGCTAGAGTTATTTAAAAATGTAAAGAATTATGATATAATAAAAAACATAAAAAAAGAGTTAGTTTTTAGAAAAATATAGGAGGAAATAATGTCAGAAAATCAAAATATTGAGAAGGTAGATTATGCAAAAACACTGAATTTACCAAAAACAAGTTTTAAAATGAAAGCTAATTTGGCACAAAAAGAGCCATTGACTTTAAGAGATTGGACAAAATCAAATATTTATGAAAAGTCATTAAGAGAAGGTCATCCATTCTTTATTTTGCATGATGGACCGCCGTATGCAAACGGAAACATTCACATTGGACATGCAATGAATAAAGTGTTAAAAGATATAATTTTGAAATATAAAAGATTAAGAGGGTATGATGCACCGTATATTCCTGGCTGGGATACTCACGGACTTCCAATCG harbors:
- the smpB gene encoding SsrA-binding protein SmpB gives rise to the protein MVLAKNKKAYHDYFVEEKLEAGIELVGTEVKSVKAGKISIKESFVRIIRNEVFIMNMHITPYEFGNINNVPESRVRKLLLSRREINKWEAKIKEQGYTIVPLSVYKKQRLVKVEIALAKGKKLHDKRETLKRKDIDRNLKKIQKDFLR
- a CDS encoding Tex family protein, translating into MDILKNVANELNFNESQVENTIKLFDEGSTVPFIARYRKEVTGNLDEEQIRDVIEKVTYYRNLEKRKEEVLRLIEEQGKLTDELKSSITCATKLQEVEDLYLPYKKKKKTKADIAKEQGLEPLTEFALISTTTFEELQKEAEKYLSEEVVSVEDAINGVHLIIAQNISEDVKIREFLRNKISEFGILTSRVVEKNKENDEKGVYQDYYEYSELIKKAASNRILAINRGEKEKILKVDIEIDEKTEKFIVDFILNTFENKNLVEFLSEVIKDSLDRLAYPSIKNEVRNIYTEKAEEEAINIFSENLEKLLLQPPLSKKTLMGLDPGYRTGCKLVIINKDGFYETNDVLFLVEEMHNSKQLATAKKKILDYIKKYDVDIIAVGNGTASRETESFVADVIKEASKPVSYLIVSEAGASVYSASKIAIEEFPDLDVTARGAISIARRIQDPMAELVKIDPKSIGVGMYQHDVNQKKLNETLEQTIEHVVNNVGVNINTASWALLSFVSGIKKNVAKNLVDYRHENGDFKDRKELKKVKGLGAKAFEQMAGFVVVPDSENPLDNTIIHPESYHVAETILKEAGCKASDLKDNLKEVRQKLKNVDLKKIISENEFGNETAKDVYEALLKDRRDPRDEFEKPLLRSDILKMDDLQEGMVLEGTVRNVAKFGAFVDIGLKGDALLHISEIAEKFVSDATKELSVGQIIKVKILSLDKERGRVGLTRKGL
- a CDS encoding N-acetylmuramoyl-L-alanine amidase family protein; the encoded protein is MKKILIFLLFLVGSVIFAENLESINYRNGTFKGIFKENKKMIPGTTVTKVGNDNVLILSFLNTKAARIPQSTSVNDQYISKIQVYENDSSTSLMFYLKPSAKYQIVTRNKEIEVTFNSGDANSMTQTTVTTRPNTSTTSTSISSRPQASGYSRPNNNTNTYTPPQQKPTGPRYSTSGNKKYTIVVDPGHGGHDSGARGNGYNEKDIALQVATRLANNLRRDYNVIMTRDSDFFVPLDTRAKIGNDANADFFISIHLNSGSSSSANGTEVFYFSKKDEESYAARVAQIENRVDSSYGDTPFSDLVVKDIFYRTNQKKSQAIATTVLDNLINTIGLRRRGVFGANFAVLRGSNSPSILVELGFMNNYGDLSQYLTPEGQERAAQAIANAIRQYFR
- a CDS encoding GerMN domain-containing protein, whose translation is MAEEIKKKKGFFRKNGWVILLVLATGGVVATSFYDKDHEDMIEVTVDKGSEEERIQNNAENYQTITIFVYDKNTKTINEKEVTIPKQLNLVEGDFINEIIKNSDFINENMKFRSAYNLRINNVNTTVVKLNGEFLNLKKNPELFNGFSQAVSNTILKNFSNIQSVVIQIDGETNIG
- a CDS encoding ribonuclease R family protein, which translates into the protein MREKKSKKNKKEVEKFKENKNESKKEKKNKSEKKERKDNKFFGKKVLKKNESENEKIKKFEEREEKELKYLKKVLAEYEFNFQEILQLLEWSPKKRKIYKMLLNHWEEKGEIFLKRNGKYTLPEKEGFLRGEISIGNGNFGFLDILGEHSVFIPGAYLNTAMDGDTVLVRILKESSSSKKREGEVVNVIKRNREIIVGIFEHNLSFGFVRPKNSPSDIYIPKKFIKGAKTGDLVAVKIDFWGDDTRKPEGEIVSVLGNPQDTEVLISSLLLNEGIEEKFSNEVLKELDKIDEDFTNELSNRKDLRNLDIITIDGADAKDLDDAVYVEKKEDRYKLIVSIADVSHYVGENTALDSEALKRGNSIYLVDRVIPMLPRKLSNNLCSLNPNEDKLTFSVEMEIDFKGKVVKNNFYKSVIRSKYRMTYDDVNKIFDYQRDKKSEKNGKNEKNENLSEEKKEIFFENKKVFERYEKISEMLKNMLELSKIIRANKKRRGSIDFELPEIKVVLDENKLVKDIKLRSRGEAEKLIEDFMVIANETVAEKLFWEETPAIYRVHEDPDKAKIQALNETLIKFGYSLKNMDEIHPGKFQNIINKTTGLPEGYLIHKLILRAMQRARYANKNLGHFGLASKYYLHFTSPIRRYSDLVVHRMLGRSIERFINEREKTKYLSDFEVIASNISKTERIADKLEEDSVKIKLIEYMQDKIGETFIARLSGMNKNKIFMELENHIEVVYNITSSRDNFIYDEENFKIINKKTNESFTMGNTLKVSVMSASYEKMEIEVIPFEEEKSEINLEN